The sequence TGTGACGATAGTCGATACTGTAAGTGCGCTGTGGGTAGAGTTCATAAATATATAAGGCGCGAGAGGAATCAAACCACCGACCAGATATGAGAGCGCAATTGTTATTGCACTTTTTCTTGCGGCGCCAGGATGCGGCTCCTCCAGTCCGAGTTCAAAGCGCATCATAAAATCCCGCCAGGCCAGTGGCGTGCGTTCGAGCCCGGCCAGCATCGGCTCACATTCTTGTTTGGTGACGCCATACTGCGCCATGATGTCGATCACTTCCCTGCGTTCTCTATGAGGGACGGTCAAAATCTCTTGCTCTTCACGGTCACGCTCAGCGTAATAATGCTGGCGTTCAGTACGTGCTGCAAGATAACCGCCTAATCCCATGGCAATTGATCCAGCGGCTATTTCGGCGACACCGGCGGTAACGATAATATTCATCGCCACCGACGCGCCGCTGATACCCGCTGCAAGTGCAAACGGAACCGTCAGGCCGTCTGCCATTCCAATCACGATGTCGCGGACTGTGTCGCTGGCTTCGAAGTGATGTTCAGTATGAGGGGTCGGCATGGCGCTTTATATACCTTTTTCAGGTAATGGTGTTTTGGTTTTGTAGTCACAAAGATCTGCGATTGTGCAGTTCCAGCACAGAGGCTTGCGTGCGATACACGTATAGCGGCCAAGTAGTATAAGCCAGTGGTGCGCATCTTGCTGAAACTCTACAGGTACCACTTTCATCAATTTATGCTCAACGATATTGACGTCTTTACCGGGCGCAAGTCCGGTTCGGTTCGAGACGCGAAAAATATGCGTATCAACGGCAATGGTCGGTTCCCCGAAAGCGGTGTTTAGCACCACATTGGCTGTCTTACGACCAACGCCAGGTAACGCCTCCAACCCTTCACGTGTATGCGGAACTTCTCCAGCATGGCGTTCAATGAGCAGTCGGCATGTTTCGATCGTATTTTTGGCTTTTGTCCGAAATAATCCAATGGTTTGAATATATGGAATCAGCCCGTCGATACCGAGAGCTAGAATTTTCTCTGGCGTATTTGCAATGGGATACAACATGCGCGTGGCTTTGTTGACGCTTACGTCTGTAGCTTGCGCTGACAGCAACACAGATATGAGTAATTCAAATGGCGAGGTGTATAGAAGTTCGGTGGTCGGGTTTGGCATGACAGCACGCAAGCGGTTAAATATTTCGCGACGCTTCTTTGTATTCATGACAGATCCTCAGCCTGTGGCTTAGGCTGTATCTCAGCTTGTTGTTCTTTTTTTAGTCGAGCGCGTTCAATCGCTGCCTGAATGATCGCTTTTTTGCGTTCTTGTTCGATTTTTTGCTCTGGATTGTTAGTTGCCTCCGCCGCTATAACCCTCAATTTGTCGGCCGCTTTGGCGGCGAGACGGTCGTCGTTTTCTTGCTTTTCACGTTTTAAGCGTGCATCTCTAAAATCGTGACGTTGGCGTGCGTCGGTTGCTTGTTGTTGGGTCCAGGCTTCCCAGCCGGTCTTGTCTTGCGTTACATCGACCATGCTAATACAGTCAACGGGGCAGGGTGCGACACATAAATCACAGCCAGTGCACAGGTCTTCTATGACGGTATGCATCTGTTTTGCTGCTCCTAAAATTGCGTCAACCGGACAAGCTTGAATGCACAGAGTGCAGCCGATGCAAATCGCCTCATCAATGATGGCACGTGGGCGCGGGCGCTCAGCACCATTGACTGGGTTAAGCGGAATTATCGGCGCACGCAATAGTTGCGCGAGGCGGTTCACGCCCTCTTGTCCGCCCGGTGGGCATTGATTATAGAGGGCGCTGCCTTCCGCTATCGCTTCGGCGTACGGGCGACAACCTGAAAATCCACACTTAGTGCATTGCGTCTGAGGCAGTAGCGACTCAATATGGTCGGCAAGGTCGGCGGTAGAGGGGGTAGTTTGGTTAATAGTTTGATTAAACACAGCAGATGATAACAACATAAAAGGTTTATTATCCGCGTAAATCAGCGGCGGGCTAAATAGAAAAAGCCACTCTATTTTAATGAGTGGCTTTTTAAACGGTAGAACGGCTCAGATCGACATCATTATCATTATCATTAAGCGTTGGCCTTGATGAATTCTGTGATCTTAGGGGCAATCATTTCACGCCAGCGACGGCCCGAAAATATCCCGTAATGTCCGCATTTCTCTGCGGTGAAATGCTGTTTCATTGCAGTCGGAAGAGATGCGCATAAATCATGCGCAACTTTGGTTTGCCCTGGTCCTGAAATATCATCAAGTTCACCTTCAATGGTGAACAAGGCAACGGTCTTGATATCTTGCGGCTTGACGAGTTTTCCGTCAATTTTCCAAGTCCCGAGCGGAAGACTGAAGTCCTGAAACACCGTTTTAATGGTATCTAAATAATAGTCGACAGGCATATCCAGTACCGCATTGTACTCGTCATAAAACTTGCGATGATTTTCTGCGGACTCGTTATCACCTTGGCGCAGGTGCATATAGAAGTCCCAATGACTTTGTGCGTGGCGATTCGGATTCATTGCCACAAAACCAGCGTGTTGCAGAAAACCAGGATAGACCTTGCGGCCTGCGCCTGGATAATTCGAGGGTACAGTATAGATTACGGTATTTTCGAACCAGCTAAACGGCTTTTCAGTTGCCAGATCATTGACTTCGGTTGGGGAAATCCGTGCATCGATCGGGCCACCCATCATCGTCATGGTTTTCGGAAGTTTTGGATCTTTTTCGCTCGCCATCAAGGAGATCGCAGCGAGTACCGGAACGGTCGGCTGACATACTGAAATCACGTGCAGATCAGGACCTAATAACCGTATAAAGTCCTGAATATAAAACACGTAATCATGTAAATGGAAAGCACCTTCGGATTCGGGCACCATGCGTGCATCTGTCCAGTCAGTGATGTAGACATCATGATCAGCCAATAAAACATTCACCGTATCGCGCAGTAGAGTGGAGTGATGTCCTGACAACGGGGCGGCTAGCAGTACAGTCGGCTGCTTAAGTGCTGCCAACTCTTTTTTGTTTAAATCTTTCTTAAAATGCAATAACCGACAAAAAGGTTTTGTCAGCTCAACCTCTTCAATAATGGCAACTTCCTTGCCATTAATTAAAGTGGAGACAATATCAAAATTTGGCTTTTCATAATCTTTCCCCAGTCGATACATCAGTTCGTAGCCAGCAGCGATGCGCTGCGCAAATGGTGAATGGGCAAGCGGTGACACCGGATTGGTAAAAAGCTTTGCACTCGTTTCGGCGAATTGCACCAGAGGCGTTAATAGAGAACGACTAAATTCGTGCATGTGATAGAGCATACAAACCTCTTAGGTAACTCTTTGGCGGATAAGTGGGGATTACTGTGCCGCAACGCCGCAAGTAGATTGTTTTAATTATTGTGTCGCTTAATGGTACAGGTTGGCAAAGGTAAAATTACCTAAAGGCAATGTATTTCTTTACTCTCAGCATTATATAGCGTATCGCAGCATTCATCCGTTAGGTACTGCTCCTTATTTGACGAATATCTTGATCGTTATGAAGAATTGTGCAAATTTGATATGTGAATTTGGCTTAATACTTACCCTTGTTCATGCCGTTTGCGAATGACACTCTTTCAAACACTCTTTCAAATTGTCCCTTATATAAGTGCATCGAAGGTCATTTTTACAAGAAATAAAATATTGAGCTGATCTGAAATTTTTTGATAGCTATAAAGTGAATTCGGGGGACTGATGCTAGAAACCCACGATAAACAAAGAGTTCGTCTTACGCCATTTATCTATTTCTCTACAAATGAGACTTTAGTTCTTGTCCTAACGACAGATCAAAGTAGCAATGATATTTTTGAGAGGCTAACTTAAATCAGCAATGAAGTAATCGTTATCAGCGTTGTTGGGTGGGCGCGCAGGGAGGATAAATGCTTTCTTTGTTCGCATGAAACGAAACCACTAATGCCAGATGGTTGCACGTGACGTTTATCCTCTGAATCAGTGATTAATTCTCCTTGTGCATTAGCGAACAAGTATGTCATTCGCAGCCTCGAAGTTATTCATTTTTTTCATTAAATTCATTAAGGGATGCGCATGGTGCGTACCAGCTTTACCCCATCAACCTCAGCCGCCTCTGCGAGTTTCGCGGCCCGCGGATCGGAGCCATCTTCAAAATCCCAATCGACATTTATCAACGCCGTCATAAACTGTAGCGGCATTGAAGTGCCACTTCGCAACGGGAAGTCATCTCTTAACGCCAAGTTCCCGCGGGCAACGCGCCGACAACGCATTCAAAGTGAGCTAGAGAATAAAATAATAAATGACAAAAAAGAACAGACAGACATGAAGAAACTTCGAGAGGGGTTCGAATACGTACAATTTGGCACGAACCCTAGCGAAGCTTCCTGTTGTGATTCAGGCTCAGAAGGAGCGCCCATAAAAACAGGATTAGCCCTAGCAGCTATGCTAATCACTAATGCATGTAAACCAGAACAATTATTGTCAGCTTTCTGCAATCAGACAGGAACACGTTTTACGGCCTTGCCAGATACGAAGGAGGGCCTGCCTCTGACGGCCCCTGACACATGTCCGATCAATAGTACGACTCAGGCAACGCCGTCAAACATTCCTACATTAAGCGATATCGGCAATAGCATTTTATCGTTTGGACAATCCATCTATAACAGCTTACCGGCTTTACCAAGGTCGCGGATGTTGGTAGAGGCGCATACTGGCGGTAGGCAAGTGAGGGCATTTTGGGGGCGAGAGTACCCTCATTGGGGCGCGGGTGGTAACCAGAAAGTCGTAACCAATAATACTGCCGAGAAGCTCCGCCCCAACGTATTTTCTGCGTTTCCCTCGTCATTAGATGCGGATGCGATTATGGGTGGGTTAAATGCCTTTCAACGTTGGCCCGCAAATATTAATCAGGATGAGAGATTGAAGGGCATCGCACTTACGCGCCTGAGTGACAATATCGCAAATATTTATCAGCTCCTTGATGTGTTCAAGCCATTAATATTACGCAACTGGGGAAGTGACCCAACTATCAGTCAATATGAGTATTCGGTCTTAAAATATGCTGTGCAGTCCCAGTCTTACGGAACTAACAGCACGGGTGTTTCGATTAACCCCGCAGAACCCCAACTGGCCTGGCCGCAAGCAGAATTACGCCACGAGATCGCGCAGCTTTTCTTTATGGCTTTAACGGAGATAAACAGGCTATCCGGTACTCAGGCTTTATCAAGTTACATAAATTCCAAGGCTAAGTTGGAATTGGCAACTAATCCGACATTGGATAAATTGTCCAAATTTTCGGATCGTATAAAAGCCGAGATTATTCATCAGCTAGAGATACAAGTGCCAAACTTTTTGCCGAATGATCGTAGTAAGTTGAACTTGCTCGCAAAGTGGTTTGTTGATGCTACATTAATCGGTGTTGATCCTTTGTTCCACCCACAGCTCGATCTTGATCACCCCGATTTTCGTTACGCTTCTTACCTTAGCCCTGATGGCACATTAATGAGTATTGGGGCAGGGTTTATGAATCAATTTCCAGCGAAGGCGGGAGGCCGAATGACTCCCGAAGTTTTACGTGAGGCAGGTCTGCATAGTTTAATTGATCTTGATCCTTTAGCATGGTCTTCCTCTACAGGGACCGCCCTCATACGCTTCGACGATTCGCGTGCAAATGACATTGCAGGTGAACGTTTGGGGAGCGCAGCGGACCGTATGAAATCTGGACTAGCCTTTCTGATTGCGCCTGAAATTCCAAAGATCAGGTTGATGCAAAAAGTTAAGCTTAGCGAGGAGGAGTTTTTGATCTGTGTCAATGATCGGTTTAACGATGACGCGGTTCACAATCAGCAATCCAAGGATGCGTTAGGTCGACTAGAGCAAAGTAAATTTGATTTATACAATTACGGCCTTGAGCATTTGCCACTAAGCCATCAGAAAAATTTAATCAGGGCGGCCCATTTTGGTGCATTGGAAATATTTGTGCCAAGAGTGATTTTATACGAGGGAAAACATGGCGATATTGCCCATAAAGCTACGTTCAAAGCGACGTCGGGGCTCATTGCAAGTGTGGGAAATTCGGGCAGCGGTGCGCCTCCCGAGTACTATTTGTTTTCTGAGGAGGGCTACTGGGGTTCACCCGTTGTTTCTGTCATCACTTCCTACGTAAAGGAGTCGGGCGGGGTTGCGGCGTATGTCAACAAACATCATGCGAGCTTCACTAGCGGCGTTCGATTTAAGCCATCCAATCAAACCTCTTTCGAAACAGCATCCTTTTCTACCTATGCAACAAATCTAAAAGAAATTGCCCTTGTCGTAAGTCAGGTACAGAGTTTTCCCTCAGCTATACATCAACGATTTACCGATGCGTCGTCGACGCAACGAATGCATATAACGTTGGCCCAAAAAATATTCAGCTCCAGTATTTATACACTTGGAAAATTTATTATAGGTATGGTTCCGTATGGTAATTGCGTGATCGCCGTCCTTGATACTGCAGAAATGGTTGCGTTGCCAGCCGAAACCGATAAAGGTAAAGTTGAGCAAGCTACGGTGATAGCAACAGATGCCCTATTTTGTTTCACTGGATTGGTCAACGAAGTAAAGGAAGCAAAAGTCGTGATGAACTCTGCTCGAGCTGTTTTTCGTTCCAGATCTCCCAATGAATTTGCTGAAACGAAGATTAAAGAGCATTTGGCAGGGCCATCGCTCAACAAGGATGAGAAGGTGGGATTGACGAATGGCGGCCTTAGATTTGACACTGTGAAACATCTTGCCAATAACCCGGCAGATTTACACTTTAGAACTGGTATCTCCCACTTTATCGAATTCGCACCAAGCGCGATCAGCCCCACCCCAAACAAAATATCGTTTAAGAAAGACAACCTAAACGTACCGAACAATTTAGTTCCTAAAGGACTTTTCCAAAAGTCTGAGGGAGGACCGATATGTTTGGTGTTGGCCTTAGATAATACTGAAAAAAGAGTCGGTTATCTCTGGAATGAATCGGAAAAACAATTGGAATTGCAGACCGATCAATGGTTCGATGCATATAGTGAATTGACCGATGAAGATATTCAAATCGTAGACCTATTCACGAAAAATGCTCCGACTCACATAACTTCAACCCGAATATCGGATATGTTGTACAACAATAAATGTCTCAATGCAGTGCGTAAATTTTACTATCAGAGTTATTTCGCACATCCGCCGGAAAATATCAATCACGGTGTCTATACCGTTGGAGATCGACAGTACCTTAAGCTTGATGAAGAATTTTATTTACTGGAGGAGCAATCTAAGCCTAGTTTGGAGCGTCGTATTATTGGCGAGCAAATGCCGGAAGATTTAAGTCTTGACGTCCAGTATGACGGAAAAAAATGGAGGGTAATAAAAAATTATTTGATTACTCCTGCGACCAAACTGACTAACACTGTCGCAACGTTTGAGGAGGCGATAAAACATGGATTTAATTTGCCAGAAGGTTGGTCGACGTCTGCGATGTTCTTTGACAACTCCAACCCCGATCAATTTGTTTTAAGCCTCAGGGACAGCGAAGGCAACACCAAATATCGTCTCGGCCCGAATCGAAAAGGTGCTTTGGATGAACTAGAAATTACAGCGTTTGAAAAAAATAGATGCAGGATTAAACGAGCGCCACCGTTTGGTTCTCAAGCAGCTTGTGGTTCTCAGGGGGCTTACTTTGCCTCACTTCCAGCGGAAGCCGCGCGTAAAGAGGCAATAAATCAGCTCGTTGAGCTGGATGTTGAAACGCGTCCCTATTACGAACGTCCGTTGCTTCAACTTGAAATAGTTCGAGACGTCGAAAAAATTCAAAATGCATTCCAAAATAATCCCGAACTTTCACAGCATTTCTTGCTTTTAACCGATAATATTGTCAACAAGCCAAAATTGACTTTAGTTGCTGCAATGGAAGAGGTTGGTCAATTAAAGTGGGCGGATCGAGAGTTGCCCGCAGATAGGTTGATGGACTTGACGGACTTTTGGGAAGAAATAAAATCGCAATTAGCGAGCGAATCTTCTAACGATTTTGGAAGGCAGCGTGAGGCTTTGGGTGAGACCTGCGAGTTAAATTTGCGACTCGTCGAAAGCCAACGACAATATGATGAATTAGGGAATGTTTACATCAACAAAGTAAGATGGTTGAATAAATTGAATCGAGAGTACGAAAGCGACTTCGTTGAGGCGCAGCAAAGTGTGACATCTCGGTTATGGAAAACAATATTTGGACCCGCTTTAACATCAGGTTTCACCAAGTCTGGCGGCTGGACGTTTGAGGTACGCGCAAAAGGATTCTCTCAAATAAGAGAAAAATATGGCGCAGAATTTGCTAGTGAAATTCGTCATGCCTACGCCTACACTCATGATCTCGCTGGGCAGTTAGTAGATTGGTCGCAAAATGCTCCTCAACAATTTTGGAGCCAGACTTCTACCTTTTTTCATGTTGAGGAAGAGAGCCTGACATCAGATTACAAGCAAAGAATTCTACAAACACTAACAGAATTTCAGGGATATTCTGCTCCAGACAGAGTCGATAAATTACGCGTCATCTCTCCGTCCGTCAGTCCAGAAGGGGTGCAGTACAAATATAACGTACAGGAACACGTGAGGGGTGTTCCGCAGGAGGCAACACTTTTTGGCAACGTTGTTACAGCTTACACTTATACGGGGGGGCCACGCCGCGGCCAGCTATATTTAACGACCTCAGCATTTTTGTCCCCAGTCAGCGGTCGTCATCAATTGGGGGAGTCCTTGCAACATGAATTATCGCACCTGGCAATACCCGATAGCCATATGGAGATTTACCTTGATGCTGGCAGTACAAAATACGGACACTACCCAATAAATGGAATGCGTCGTAACGCTGATGCGATACTTAGTTCGCCCGCAGCTTTTCTAAAGTACGCTGAGTTGATTACTTCGGTAAAACAAAGCTTCCTAGAGCATTTTAAGCTGGTGTCGCCCGATAGTCTGGAAAAGTATCTGCCCGAAGGGCTTGCTGACGTTAGTGATAAACGCTTTGAAAAATTCATAAAAAAACTTTTTCAGGGGCCTGCTGATGACAAAGTAAAAGCCTTCATGCTGCCCGATATATTTGTAGCATGGTGTCAACATATGTTGAGTGCAATACCAGAGGCAGGTGCCGAACAAGCAAAAATGAAAAATCGGCGCCATGTGGCCCCTAACGATATGGATACACAAGTGCACAGACTTTTAGTACGTGAATTGTTTGATAGTGGCAATCAAAAAAAGAATAATATTGATTCCGTACCTTTTTTCGAAGAAGACAAAAAGGGTCCGAATAATTCTGTGTAACTGCATGGCTTCAAATAAAGCTTCGGGTATTCCCAAGCCGAATAATAAGACTTCTAATAGCCAGTCGCTGATTGGCGCAGTCTATTTTTTTCTCTATTGCGTTGATCGCTAAATAAATAACCCACTCACCGTTTTATCGGTAGAGAGTACCGCCGCTTTATGATGGCGTGCCAAATCACAATTTAACGCTTTAATAGTATTCGGGGTGTTGGCAAATTGCACGTTCTAAATGGGCGCACAAAAACCACATTTACAAGAAATAAAATGTTGCGCTGATCTGAAATTTTCAATGGCTACAACGCCACTTCGAGGGCTGGCGCTCGAAATCCACGAAAAATAATAGGTGCGTCTTGCGCTATTTTCCTATTTCTCTACAAATGA is a genomic window of Glaciimonas sp. CA11.2 containing:
- the nth gene encoding endonuclease III; the encoded protein is MNTKKRREIFNRLRAVMPNPTTELLYTSPFELLISVLLSAQATDVSVNKATRMLYPIANTPEKILALGIDGLIPYIQTIGLFRTKAKNTIETCRLLIERHAGEVPHTREGLEALPGVGRKTANVVLNTAFGEPTIAVDTHIFRVSNRTGLAPGKDVNIVEHKLMKVVPVEFQQDAHHWLILLGRYTCIARKPLCWNCTIADLCDYKTKTPLPEKGI
- a CDS encoding polyhydroxyalkanoate depolymerase, translated to MLYHMHEFSRSLLTPLVQFAETSAKLFTNPVSPLAHSPFAQRIAAGYELMYRLGKDYEKPNFDIVSTLINGKEVAIIEEVELTKPFCRLLHFKKDLNKKELAALKQPTVLLAAPLSGHHSTLLRDTVNVLLADHDVYITDWTDARMVPESEGAFHLHDYVFYIQDFIRLLGPDLHVISVCQPTVPVLAAISLMASEKDPKLPKTMTMMGGPIDARISPTEVNDLATEKPFSWFENTVIYTVPSNYPGAGRKVYPGFLQHAGFVAMNPNRHAQSHWDFYMHLRQGDNESAENHRKFYDEYNAVLDMPVDYYLDTIKTVFQDFSLPLGTWKIDGKLVKPQDIKTVALFTIEGELDDISGPGQTKVAHDLCASLPTAMKQHFTAEKCGHYGIFSGRRWREMIAPKITEFIKANA
- a CDS encoding VIT1/CCC1 transporter family protein, yielding MPTPHTEHHFEASDTVRDIVIGMADGLTVPFALAAGISGASVAMNIIVTAGVAEIAAGSIAMGLGGYLAARTERQHYYAERDREEQEILTVPHRERREVIDIMAQYGVTKQECEPMLAGLERTPLAWRDFMMRFELGLEEPHPGAARKSAITIALSYLVGGLIPLAPYIFMNSTHSALTVSTIVTLLALFVFGYLKGSVTGTGALKSGLQTLLVGGLAAAAAFSIARLIS
- the rsxB gene encoding electron transport complex subunit RsxB, with the translated sequence MLLSSAVFNQTINQTTPSTADLADHIESLLPQTQCTKCGFSGCRPYAEAIAEGSALYNQCPPGGQEGVNRLAQLLRAPIIPLNPVNGAERPRPRAIIDEAICIGCTLCIQACPVDAILGAAKQMHTVIEDLCTGCDLCVAPCPVDCISMVDVTQDKTGWEAWTQQQATDARQRHDFRDARLKREKQENDDRLAAKAADKLRVIAAEATNNPEQKIEQERKKAIIQAAIERARLKKEQQAEIQPKPQAEDLS